GGCCTGGAGACCCCCTTGTACTGGAGCCGGTATTCCTCGGAGTAGAATTTTCTCAGGGTCTCCTCGACGGGAACGGGGTCGCTCCAAACCAACCCGCATTTCCGGCAGATGACGGTTCTCAGAGGCTTGCCGTGCCGGTCTTGCCTGGCGAGGTCCTCCGCCTCTCGAGCGCCGCACAGGTCACAGGGGGATTGGGGGATCATGGCAGGGGGGAGTGGACCAGCCTCGGTCAGCCATCGCCCGGCGCCGGTGATCCGGCATGGACCCCGTGCAGGTAACGCAAGCTTTGGGGCGCCGCATCCTCCAGGCTGGCCCCGCGGTAGACCTTCACTGAAGCGAACCCGTGGTAGCCGATCCGGTCGAGGGCGCCCAGGACGGCCGCGAAGTCCAGATGCCCGGTGCCCAGCAGGGATCCGTTGCTTTCGCTCACCCTCGCATACCCGTCTGCCATCATCGCCGCCGCCTGTTCGTGACGCGTACTGATGAAGCGGATGGCGTCCTGGTGGTCGTACAGCGCGTCGAAAATCTCCATCGTGTGGCTGGAGATGATCCCGAATATCGTGTCCACCCCCTGCGCGCGCAGCGATTCGACCAGCGCCCGCGCCGCTGTCATCCTTGCCATCAGACCTTCTCCCTGGACCAGATTCGAGCCTACTTGACTCCTTTTCCTATACGCTGGGCTCTTTCGACAAAGCGAGAATCAGAGTCAGTCACATGATCACAAGACTC
The genomic region above belongs to Gemmatimonadota bacterium and contains:
- a CDS encoding thiamine pyrophosphate-binding protein — encoded protein: MARMTAARALVESLRAQGVDTIFGIISSHTMEIFDALYDHQDAIRFISTRHEQAAAMMADGYARVSESNGSLLGTGHLDFAAVLGALDRIGYHGFASVKVYRGASLEDAAPQSLRYLHGVHAGSPAPGDG